One part of the Streptomyces lienomycini genome encodes these proteins:
- a CDS encoding contact-dependent growth inhibition system immunity protein: MSMKPLEFDRRYGELDQVISAYTGMPADDEPDRPSDALRAYLRHTWHTRPWALATAERQIREYARNPPCRLRLSLGEFYPVPDVGLPQSEIQDWLFVIADHLKRSIEEGEVPAPDRPRTHWEWHARFPELGQFLGGWFSQDMPDEFTDHEAAVRDYGATTDPSLAARLTGELHELLALALEESDYALALAELGMEVDPPSPYSPSGWLVHLADGLGGFKADYGPGPTGP; encoded by the coding sequence GTGTCCATGAAGCCGCTCGAGTTCGACCGTCGCTACGGCGAGTTGGACCAGGTGATCAGCGCGTACACCGGCATGCCGGCCGACGACGAGCCGGACAGGCCGAGTGACGCCCTGAGGGCCTACCTGCGCCACACCTGGCACACCCGCCCCTGGGCTCTGGCCACGGCCGAACGGCAGATCCGCGAGTACGCCCGCAACCCGCCGTGCCGACTGCGCCTGAGCCTCGGCGAGTTCTACCCCGTGCCGGACGTCGGACTGCCCCAGTCGGAGATCCAGGACTGGCTCTTCGTGATCGCGGACCACCTGAAGCGGTCGATCGAGGAGGGCGAGGTCCCGGCACCGGACCGGCCTCGCACCCACTGGGAGTGGCATGCCCGCTTCCCCGAGCTGGGCCAGTTCCTCGGCGGCTGGTTCTCGCAGGACATGCCGGACGAGTTCACGGACCACGAGGCGGCCGTACGCGACTACGGCGCCACGACCGACCCGTCTCTGGCCGCCCGCCTCACGGGCGAACTCCACGAACTGCTGGCCCTCGCTCTCGAGGAGTCCGACTACGCCCTCGCCCTGGCCGAGCTGGGCATGGAGGTCGACCCGCCATCGCCCTACTCCCCGAGCGGCTGGCTCGTCCACCTCGCGGACGGACTTGGCGGCTTCAAGGCGGATTACGGACCCGGGCCGACCGGTCCCTGA
- a CDS encoding nucleotidyltransferase family protein gives MTDPNAASRRPVQAVVLAGGQGSRLRPYTDDRPKPMVEIPGTGTPIIGHQLAWLAEEGVTDVVVSCGHLAEVLQKWLESADLPLSVTTVVETEPLGRGGGLRYAAARLPHPDRPWYATNGDIWTRFSLRDLADFHAERDAVATLALARPRLPWGAVQTDGFGHITDFIEAPPSTFEINAGVYVFSPEFAAMLPERGDHERTTFPRLARERRLAGFPIPQGSYWRAIDTAKDLTEAARELAALSGR, from the coding sequence ATGACCGATCCGAACGCCGCGTCCCGCCGCCCCGTTCAAGCCGTCGTCCTGGCCGGCGGGCAGGGTTCCCGGCTGCGCCCCTACACCGACGACCGGCCCAAGCCGATGGTCGAGATCCCGGGCACCGGGACCCCGATCATCGGGCACCAGCTCGCCTGGCTCGCCGAGGAGGGCGTGACGGACGTCGTCGTCTCCTGCGGGCATCTGGCCGAGGTGCTGCAGAAGTGGCTGGAGAGCGCCGACCTGCCGCTCTCCGTCACCACGGTCGTGGAGACCGAGCCGCTGGGCCGCGGCGGCGGCCTCAGGTACGCCGCCGCGCGTCTGCCCCACCCCGACCGGCCCTGGTACGCCACGAACGGCGACATCTGGACCCGTTTCTCGCTGCGCGACCTGGCCGACTTCCACGCCGAACGGGACGCCGTCGCGACCCTCGCCCTGGCCCGCCCGCGGCTGCCGTGGGGCGCCGTGCAGACGGACGGCTTCGGTCACATCACCGACTTCATCGAGGCTCCGCCGTCGACCTTCGAGATCAACGCCGGCGTGTACGTCTTCTCCCCGGAGTTCGCCGCGATGCTCCCGGAACGCGGCGACCACGAACGCACCACGTTCCCCCGCCTGGCCCGGGAACGCCGCCTGGCCGGCTTCCCGATCCCCCAGGGCTCCTACTGGCGCGCGATCGACACCGCGAAGGACCTCACGGAGGCGGCCCGCGAACTGGCGGCCCTGTCCGGCCGCTGA
- a CDS encoding RNase A-like domain-containing protein, whose translation MTVRTRSATYPDRETAHWATQQVVTANEQRIHRWLAQSTRARLTIEAAWPSRAEPVGRVLLQAMMLAGREPVDVRAARVVLRREQSSPHGFVVLTTVPIYL comes from the coding sequence ATGACCGTACGGACCCGTTCGGCCACCTACCCCGACCGAGAGACCGCCCACTGGGCCACCCAGCAGGTGGTGACGGCCAACGAGCAGAGGATTCACCGCTGGCTCGCCCAGAGCACCCGCGCCCGCCTCACCATCGAGGCCGCCTGGCCCTCTCGCGCGGAGCCCGTCGGCCGGGTACTGCTGCAGGCGATGATGCTTGCCGGGCGCGAGCCCGTTGACGTGCGTGCGGCGCGTGTCGTCCTCAGGCGGGAGCAGAGCAGCCCGCACGGCTTCGTCGTGCTCACCACCGTCCCGATCTACCTGTAG
- the msiK gene encoding diacetylchitobiose ABC transporter ATP-binding protein MsiK, translating to MATVTFDKATRVYPGSTKPAVDGLDIDIADGEFLVLVGPSGCGKSTSLRMLAGLEDVNGGAIRIGDRDVTHLPPKDRDIAMVFQNYALYPHMSVADNMGFALKIAGVNKAEIRKKVEEAAKILDLTEYLDRKPKALSGGQRQRVAMGRAIVREPQVFLMDEPLSNLDAKLRVSTRTQIASLQRRLGITTVYVTHDQVEAMTMGDRVAVLKDGLLQQVDSPRNMYDKPANLFVAGFIGSPAMNLVEVPITDGGVKFGNSVVPVNRDALKAAADKGDRTVTVGVRPEHFDVVELNGGAAKTLSKDSADAPAGLAVSVNVVEETGADGYIYGTVEVGGESKDLVVRVSSRAVPEKGATVHVVPRPGEAHVFSSSTGERLTD from the coding sequence ATGGCCACTGTTACGTTCGACAAGGCGACCCGCGTCTACCCGGGTTCCACCAAGCCCGCCGTCGACGGTCTCGACATCGACATCGCGGACGGCGAGTTCCTCGTCCTGGTCGGCCCGTCCGGTTGTGGCAAGTCCACCTCGCTCCGCATGCTGGCGGGGCTCGAGGACGTGAACGGCGGCGCCATCCGCATCGGCGACCGCGACGTCACGCACCTGCCGCCGAAGGACCGGGACATCGCCATGGTGTTCCAGAACTACGCGCTGTACCCGCACATGTCGGTCGCCGACAACATGGGCTTCGCGCTCAAGATCGCCGGCGTCAACAAGGCGGAGATCCGCAAGAAGGTCGAGGAGGCCGCCAAGATCCTCGACCTCACCGAGTACCTGGACCGCAAGCCGAAGGCGCTCTCCGGCGGTCAGCGCCAGCGTGTGGCGATGGGCCGCGCGATCGTGCGTGAGCCGCAGGTGTTCCTCATGGACGAGCCGCTGTCCAACCTGGACGCCAAGCTCCGCGTCTCCACCCGTACGCAGATCGCCTCGCTCCAGCGCCGCCTGGGCATCACCACCGTCTACGTCACCCACGACCAGGTCGAGGCCATGACGATGGGCGACCGCGTGGCGGTCCTCAAGGACGGTCTGCTCCAGCAGGTCGACTCCCCGCGGAACATGTACGACAAGCCCGCGAACCTCTTCGTCGCCGGCTTCATCGGCTCCCCGGCCATGAACCTGGTCGAGGTCCCGATCACCGACGGCGGCGTGAAGTTCGGCAACAGCGTCGTCCCGGTCAACCGCGACGCCCTGAAGGCCGCCGCCGACAAGGGCGACCGCACGGTCACCGTCGGTGTCCGCCCGGAGCACTTCGACGTGGTGGAGCTGAACGGCGGCGCCGCCAAGACCCTCTCGAAGGACTCGGCGGACGCCCCGGCCGGTCTCGCGGTCTCGGTGAACGTCGTGGAGGAGACCGGCGCCGACGGCTACATCTACGGCACGGTCGAGGTCGGCGGCGAGTCGAAGGACCTCGTGGTCCGCGTGAGCAGCCGCGCGGTGCCGGAGAAGGGCGCGACCGTCCACGTCGTGCCGCGTCCGGGCGAGGCGCACGTGTTCTCGTCCTCCACGGGCGAGCGCCTCACCGACTGA
- a CDS encoding alpha/beta hydrolase, producing MPTARAISTAVLLSTATLLASSLTACAPADQERDRRRGTGGTTTDAQALTKLRDQSPHWKPCTAPSAAQGGGEAPAALPDGTRWQCATLRTPLDWKNPSGESMDLALVRARSSGTPDDRIGSLLFNFGGPGGSGVATLPGLAPDYEKLRARYDLVSFDPRGVGDSRGVHCPDAGLPADDEVDDTPDDGTDETDALLAFNRRTAAACEKNSGDVLPHVTTTETARDMDLIRQVLGDDALHYFGISYGTELGGVYAHLFPENVGRAVLDGVVDPTRTLMEEALAQAGGFQLAFEHFAAWCARQGCALGTAVQDVVDLAVDLEARLDDTPLPTSDGGALDGDELVAAISGALYRQDYWPALRVGLEAAADDNAEVLQDLAEELGQRPSGGDSPGDAGDRSTRSNEDDAFRAITCDDSSNRYTVADVRARLPEFVEASPLFGPGLAWTALTCAGWPVPGAAEHPEVRAPGAAPVLLVGNTGDPATPYAGAARMAERLGEKVGVELTYRGEGHGAYDSGNTCVQDAVDAYLLTGRLPGPGTVCEAEPLPEGK from the coding sequence ATGCCCACAGCACGAGCGATATCCACCGCTGTCCTGCTGTCCACGGCCACCCTGCTCGCCTCCTCCCTGACGGCCTGCGCGCCGGCGGACCAGGAACGCGACCGGCGACGCGGCACCGGCGGCACCACCACCGACGCACAGGCCCTCACCAAGCTCCGCGACCAGTCCCCGCACTGGAAGCCCTGCACCGCCCCCTCCGCCGCCCAGGGCGGCGGCGAGGCCCCCGCGGCCCTCCCCGACGGCACCCGGTGGCAATGCGCCACCCTGCGCACGCCGTTGGACTGGAAGAACCCCTCCGGCGAGTCCATGGACCTCGCCCTCGTCCGGGCCCGCTCCAGCGGCACCCCGGACGACCGGATCGGCTCCCTCCTCTTCAACTTCGGCGGCCCCGGCGGCTCCGGCGTCGCCACCCTGCCCGGCCTCGCCCCCGACTACGAGAAGCTCCGCGCCCGCTACGACCTCGTCAGCTTCGACCCCCGCGGCGTCGGCGACAGCCGGGGCGTGCACTGCCCCGACGCGGGCCTCCCCGCCGACGACGAGGTGGACGACACCCCCGACGACGGCACCGACGAGACCGACGCGCTGCTCGCCTTCAACCGGCGCACGGCCGCCGCCTGCGAGAAGAACTCCGGCGACGTCCTGCCCCACGTCACCACCACCGAGACCGCCCGGGACATGGACCTGATCCGACAGGTCCTCGGCGACGACGCACTCCACTACTTCGGCATCTCGTACGGCACCGAACTGGGCGGCGTGTACGCCCACCTGTTCCCGGAGAACGTCGGCCGCGCCGTACTGGACGGCGTCGTCGACCCCACCCGCACCCTGATGGAGGAGGCCCTCGCCCAGGCCGGCGGCTTCCAGCTCGCCTTCGAGCACTTCGCCGCCTGGTGCGCCCGGCAGGGCTGCGCGCTCGGCACCGCCGTCCAGGACGTCGTCGACCTCGCCGTGGACCTCGAGGCCCGCCTCGACGACACCCCGCTGCCCACCTCGGACGGCGGCGCACTCGACGGCGACGAACTCGTCGCCGCCATCAGCGGCGCCCTCTACCGGCAGGACTACTGGCCCGCACTCCGCGTGGGCCTCGAAGCGGCGGCCGACGACAACGCCGAGGTCCTCCAGGACCTCGCCGAGGAACTCGGCCAGCGCCCCTCGGGCGGCGACAGCCCCGGCGACGCGGGAGACCGGAGCACCCGGAGCAACGAGGACGACGCCTTCAGGGCCATCACCTGCGACGACTCCAGCAACCGCTACACCGTCGCGGACGTGCGCGCCCGTCTGCCCGAGTTCGTCGAGGCCTCCCCCCTCTTCGGCCCCGGCCTGGCCTGGACCGCCCTGACCTGCGCCGGCTGGCCGGTCCCCGGAGCCGCCGAACACCCCGAGGTCCGCGCCCCGGGCGCCGCCCCGGTCCTCCTGGTCGGCAACACCGGCGACCCCGCCACCCCGTACGCGGGCGCGGCCCGCATGGCGGAGCGCCTGGGCGAGAAGGTGGGCGTGGAGCTGACCTACAGGGGCGAGGGCCACGGCGCCTACGACAGCGGCAACACGTGCGTCCAGGACGCGGTCGACGCGTACCTGCTGACCGGCAGGCTCCCCGGCCCCGGCACGGTCTGCGAGGCGGAACCACTGCCCGAGGGCAAGTAG